AAGAGACCCCAGCCCCAACTGTGAGGTCCCATCAAGTCCGAGGACAGAGGGAGCTTCCAGAAGGCCCCTCTTTGTCAGGCAGGacactgggctgggctgggccgggcATGCTGGCCACCCGGGGCTTATGTCCCTACTGTCATACCCGTGCCTGGGGAGAGCGCCCCACTGGGAGTGACCACCCCTGCGCTCTCCGAAGAGCCAGACCTGTCAGCCTGCGTGAGGCCGGCCCTGGCCGCTGGCTGTGGACAGGTTCTCACCCTGCTCTCTGGAGCCACCGGGCCACCCCTGGGACTTGGGTGCCCATAGTCAGGTAAGAGGACAAACCCAGAAGCCAGAACACCCAGAACAGCCCAGCTGAGTTCCCTGAAGGGCAGAGGACGGAGAACCTGTCAGGGagcggggggcagggagggacaggcCTTGATGGATGAGCAGAACCCGAAGGCCAGAAAAGGGAAGGGCTCTGAGAGAGGCCACAGCCGGAGCGCGGGCTGGGACGCATATGGGGTCCAGCAGCGACGCACCGGAGGTACGTGGCCTGGATGGGTGCGTCCACCTGGCCGAGGAGACGCTTGCTCTGCCAGTCTCCGGCCGTGCGGTGACCCGCACGTGGGAACGTCCAGTTCAAGCGCTCTTGGCTCCTGGCCTTTGTACATCACTGCGCCCGGGCCCGGGAAACAAACCTAGAGCGGTGGGACCCGGCTGGACGCCATGACCGTTTCCAGCCCGCACTTGGGGACAGAGCACCCGAACAGACAGAGAGGCTGTGGCGTGGCTGAGGACAGCAGTGGATGGACAGGCCCCCGGCTCCTCCCCTGCAGTCCGCTCCCCAGGAGCGATGACTCTGAGACCCCTGAACAGGCCGGGCACTCTGGGCCTTTGCTTACGCTGCACCCTCTGCCCAAGTCCCCTTCcttgcctcccccccccacccccgacagaTTTCGCCTGTGTGTTGCCTTAATCTGCTGCTGGCCTGGTTCCCACACGGGGCTGCTTGGCGCCCGCCCTGAGCGGCGCGGTTAGACTACCTGTGTCCGGCCCCAGTACTTGCCCGGCACCCTTAGGAGCTGAAGTAGGGACTCGGGTTCTGTGTCCCAGAACAGGAAACAGAGGCCAAGAGAGGATGAGTGGTGGTCCTGGGGCCCCCCAGGGAGGCAGTAGCTTTGGCGGTCCAGGACTTTGAACTTTGGGGGAGCAGGAGGCCTCAGTCTAGTTCAGGATTTGGGGTCTGGGTTTAACCGCCGCGGGGAGGTGGGTGAaccctccctgggcctcctgcCCCTCGCCGGCAGCCACGCTCTGCAGACTGCCAAGTGGCCCGATTGACAGGAACTCGGGGACCCTGGGCCAGGTCCTAGTGAGGATGAtcatggggaggggggtggtccGGCGTCTCCCGGGCAGGACCCCGGGGTGGGGGACGGGATGCCCGCAGCAGCCAGCCCCAGGGGGGCCGGCGGGGCACCGTGTGGCCAGGCCGGCTGCGCTGGAGGCAGGAgccccgcaccccccacccccgcgctcAGCCCCCCGCGTGGCCGGGGCGCGGCAGGAGGGGGCGCCCGCGGCCCTCCCGGCGCTCGGGCGGGACAAAGGCCGgagccccggcccctccccagcggctgcggcggcggcggcccgcgcTGCGAGAGTCCGCGCGGCCGGGGCCGGCGCCCGGGGCGACCCCGGCGCCTCGCCCGCCGCCGCCTGCCTTCTCGGCGCCCGAGGTCGCGCGCGCCCCGGCGAGGGCGGCCGGGGATCTCCAAGCGCCGGCGCGCCCTCCTCccgcccgccccgcgcccgccccgcgcccgcccgctcggcggcggcggaggaggcGGAGACGGCGGGCAGGCGGCGGCCAGGCGAGCGCGGGCGGCCGGACCCGGGCCATGGCGCCCCCGCAGCGcccgctgctgccgctgctgctgctgctgctcccgctgcCGCCGCCCTTCGCGCGCGCCGAGGACGCCGCCCGCGCCGGCTCGGACCGCTACGCCGTGTACTGGAACCGCAGCAACCCCAGGTGAGCGCGGCCCGAccctcccgccgccccgccgGGCCTCCCGCCCCGACTCGGGGCGGCCCCCGCGCGCTCCGCCTGGGTCCGCGCGCCGCCCCCGGGGAGTTCCGGCGCCGCGGAGTTCGGGGACTCCCGCGCCCCGTGCGCCCCCGCTCGCCCCGAGCGCCGCCGGCCCCGAGTTGGGGGACACCCCCCTCCGGCACCCTCAGGAGCTGCTCAGCCCCGAGCTCCTTCCCCGGACTCGGACTCGGGGGTCCCCCACCCTGGGGCCTCTCCGGGAGCCCCTGCCGGCGTCCCAGTTGGAGGAGATCCCCGGGGAGCCTTGTCGCTGAACTGTGCCACATGGGGCACCGCGGTCCCCGGGGCAAGGGGGCCGTGGGTGCGACCTGCAGTGGGTCCCCACGTGAACTTGGGGAAGTTAATGTATTCCTGCCCGCCCGCCCCTAACTGCCTTCACTCCAGGGGACCCCTGGTCCCGGCTTTGCAGAGATGGGGAGACCGAGGCTGGTGGGTTTGGGGCCTCAGTCTGGGGGTCGGACCGGCAGCATCCTCTCCCGTCCGCCTGGTGCTGGTGGGGAAACCGAGGCGcagagtggctcagtggctgGCCCAAGGTCAAGGAGGGGAGCCGAGTTGGGGTGGGGACCTGGGTGACCTCGTGTCCAGCCTGCTGTGGCTGGCTGAGGTGTCCTGCCTGCCTGCACATCCCCCTCGGTGTCTAGTGCTAAGTGCAATTTGGGGGGCAGCAGAAGTCCCTGTCAGCCGCAGtgggaaaagtttgctgaccaTGTCCTGGACGTCGACTGAAGCCTCTGGGCCATCTCTGGCTCTCGGAGGCTGGAGTGCACCAAGGGTCCCGCGAGAGATGGGCTTGGAGCTCCTATGGCTTTGGGGTCAGCCCCAGCCCCCCTGGCTACACTGTGTTCCCATGGCTGGGCTGCGCATAGGAGCCGGGGAGGCCAGCCTCCCTGCTTCCTGTCCCTGGGCCGCTGGTCACTTTCCCTCTGCTTCAAGGGCCGGCAGACACCCTCCAGAGCCCACTGTCCCCTGCCATCCCGGTCCTGTCCCCTGGTGTTCTCCATCTTCGGGCAGAAAGTTGCATAAAGGGCTGTCTTTGAGGCAAACCCTGGGACAAGGGTAGCCAGTGTCCTGCCGTGGGGGGCAGGGAGTgcacccagacacccccctcAGTTGTCCAGCTGTGGGGTTGGGCCCcggggtggagggcagagacCCCGGGCTGCAGAGGGACAGCCAGGCCACCACGGAGCGGGTTCCCTGAGCCGCCTGCCCCGCCAGTTACATGTGGGTTTGATTAAGGCTCTTCCCTGCGGCCGAGCGGGGGAGCCCAGCGGGCAGGGGGGGACCCCAGCGGGCAGGGCTTCCCCGGCCCAAGTTTTCGGTTTCAGCTTTGGAATCTCCGTCCCAGGCATAGCCTGTCCTTTGTTCTAGCAAACACCAAACACATGAGGAGCCTCGGATGGGGACGGAAGGGAGTGTTCGGGGCTGCCCGCTGCCCTACCTGCCGTGGGGCTGCCGCAGGAGCCCAGCGGGGGGATGGAGGCCACCCCTGGAGCCGGGCTCTGGCCGGCCGCTCGGACACCGTCTGTGGCGAACCTGACGGCCCCCACTCCGACCGGCTGACCGAAGGCCTCGGTGGTCTAGGGACGCCCCCAGGAGGAGGCTTGCCCGTCCAGGGGTGGCTGGCCTGGAACCCGTGCCCAGTGACAGGGTGTGTGTCGGACACAGGAGGAGGGGTGGTGTTGGGCCTCGGGTCCAAGGGCGCCCGGAATGGAGATTTCCCGAAGGCACCCGTCCCAGGGACACGGCCCAGGGCAGAGGTACAGGGTCAGCGAGCAGGGCCTGCAGCGGGAGGTGGCCCCACGGGTAGGGACGCGAGACACAGGCCTGGCTGGGTTGACAGCAGCGGCggcaggtggaggtggggaaaCGTAAGGCTAGGGTGGGGGGCTGTGCctgagagggagaggggcacaCACAAAAGGCGGGCAAGGGAGGGGGTCAGAACGAGGGCTGGGCATGCTGGAGTGGGAGCGGGCGGCCAGCGGAGGAGCCGGAGGGAGCggtgtgctcagaggggagcggGAGCGGGCAGGCGCGGGCAGTGCTGTGGGGCGGCCGGCCACCCTCGCCCAGCGGGGCCTAGCACCGCACCAAGGTACAGGGATGTGGCTTCGCGTCCCAAATGACATTCTCCTGCCGTGCGGCGCGTTCCCCGTGCTCACGCGGCAGCAGACGGCCCCCCTGCACCCCGTGGCACGGCCGTGGTAGGGTGGGGCCCTGCGGTCCAGCCAGTCACCAGGCCCCGGCACCCCCCGGGGTTGGCTGTCCAGCCGTCTGTCCGGCGGGCCCCTCCTCGTCGCCCCCAGGCTGGCCGCTGGGTGTCGGGGCCAGGGGTCCTGGGCCAGCCGCCCTCCCGCGGGGCTGGTGTGCGGCGCCGGGAAGCTCCCGGTCTCGGCCGCGTGTCTGGGTGTAGGTGCGGGTTTTCGTCCAGGACACGCCGGGGTCCCGGGGGCCCAGGAGGGGCAGGTCTGCGTGTCGGCAGAGTGACGCATGTGCCCCGTGTGCGCGCGCCCGGCTCCGGCGTGTTTGCACGCGCGCCTGCGTGTGCGATGTTTGCGGTGTCTGGGGGCACGTGGGTCTCTCGCGGCCATGGGGGCGCACACATGTGTCTGCTGTGGCCGGGCGGGAGCGCACACGTCTGCACACACGTGTCTGTGCGCGTGGGCTGGCCTGGCCGTCCCGGAGCCTCCATGGAGGGGTCTGACCGTCCACACCGGTGGCGGCGCGGCTGGCTGTCCCCGCGGCGGCCCCTCTGTCCCCCTGGAGCCGACTGTGGCCTCCCCAGGGTGGGTGTGCGTCGGTCCTGGGGGCCCCAGGCTGCCTGTACTGCGAGCGGCCGTGGAGGCCCAGGGCTGGTGTCAAGCAGGCCGCCCCCCGCCAAGGGGCCCCGCCTGCTGCAGACCGGCCTCCCGAGCGGCcacggggctggggctggagcccacCCTCCGCAGGCAGATTGGGCACCCCGAGGGCTGCGTGTACCGCTGAGTGGGGTCGGGGTGCTTCTGCGTGGGGGGGCTGCGGACAGGAGCGTGGCGACTGGAGAGCGTCCTCTCCGGGGTGCAGGTGCCGGGCGTCCCTGGGCCCCCGCCGGGCAGCCTTGCCCTGGCCTCCAGGGAGGAACGGCTTCCCCCGCTGACGCCGCGGTTTGCCCTAGgagggttttctgttttgttcgaGAGAGGTCAGCGTGCCTGGCGTTCAGGGCTCCGCGAGCGAGGCCCCGCGGGGCTGGGGGGGCCGTGGGGAACCCCGGGAAGCCGGAGGCAGGCGGGGCTGCTGGGAGCCTCCGGTCTCCTGTGTGGAGGGGTGCGGGCGCAGGGCCCAGGGGCTGGCCTGGCCGAGGCCGTGACCGCGGAGGCCTCTGGGGTTCGGCCCCGCGTTCGCAGTGACAGCGACTGCGGCCGAGAGCCGGGGGAGGAGCCGGGAAGCGGGACGGGGTCCGCTAGGGGGTCTGCAAAGGGGTCGGCAACGGGGTCCGCGGTGGGGCGGCCCGCACTGCAACGCCCCCGCCTGCCGGGGGACGGGCGAGGGTTCCTCTGTGTCCCCCACCTCCGTCCCCCCCACGGTGGACCGCCATGGGCAGCATCCACGTTGGATGAAAAACGAGGCTGGGGCCGACCCGGCCCCCAGCAGACGTCCCTGCGGGGTCCTCAGGACCATGGCCGGAGCTCTCGGGACAGCAGGTGCACTGGCGGCGGTCTGGGAGGCCGAGTCTCTGCGGGCCCGTCCCACAACCCCGACTGGACCCGTGTTTTCCCCGCGACACCCCCCACGCCCCTTCCCCTCCTTAGGCGGCGGGGACACAGCCAGCCGTGCCGCATGGTGTGGCTTGGGGGCGGTTTTCTCTTTTGGAGCTGGATCCAAAGCAAGGCTTGGCCGGGTCCCCCTGCCCCTCGATGCCAGCCGCCGtgccaggggaagggcagagtcaCCTTTGTGCCCCCGCACAGCGGGAAGCCAGGTGCGCCTCAGCACAGATGCTGGCGGGGTCTTAACCTTGGCCAGACTTGGACGCTGGCGGGCCAGCCCTGGCCCGGGTCTCGCCCCCGGCCTGCACTCCTGTCCCGCAGGGCGGGGGGCTCATCTGCCATGCCTCCGTCTTCCAGCTGGACCTGGGGACCGTGGCTTCGAGGGGCTCCGTCCACCACGTGAGCCTGGTAGTCCCCtcaactgcccccacccccgccgcagCCCTGCACCCCGTGGGACCTGCCCACCCTGCATGCGCCGGCGGGAAGGGACACGTCCATGGCCCCGTCGGATGACCGCCTTCCTGGAGGCAGGCGTGTCTGGAGcaccctggggggcagggggtgtccCAGACCGGCTTAGCCCCGGGCTACGGCCTGCTTGAGACCCAGGCCCAGAGGTGGGGCTGGCGTGTGGCTCCCCGCCCCCGCGTTTTGTGCCCACCCTGCCTCGTTGTTTCTACCTCTTGCTTCGGTTGTCCCTGCACACAGGAGGCCACACTCAGCCTTCGTGGGCTGACCCTGCACCCCCTGGGGGCCCCAGTCTCTCGGAGGCCCCGCCCAGCACCCCAGCTCTAGGAGGGAGGTGGTCAGGTCTCAGAAGGGGAGATGTCTTTCTGACTGTCAGGAAGCTGGGGGTGGGTGCTGCGGTCTTGGAGGCCCCTGCTGCAGCCGGGAgaggggctggccctgccccagcctgggccTCGGCCCTGCTGCCCACTCAGGGCACCCCTTGCTGGGGTCTCGACACAGGCGTCTGTCGGCCCCTTCACGGGCAGCTGCGACTGGGCTCAGACCAGGGAGACAGTCCAGGGTGCAGCAGGGGTGCACAGGACCTTGCCGTCCTGCCCGCCTCACCCCTGCCTCAATTTCTGGTCTGGGGAGGCGGcgcagccctccctgcccccgctcCCATTTTGGGTGAGACTCCTAATTAGTTGCTTTGCTATTAGTGTCTAATGACTTGACAATGGCCCGATTGAAACTAATTAGCTGCAGGCCCGTGgttggcagggtggggggaggtgggcagggctgggcccacCAGGGGCGaggagggctgcctggaggagtGCAGGGGTGAAGCCGCGGCTGAACGGGCGTGGTGGAAggtgtggcaggggagggggctggtggAGGTCTGTAAGCCTCAGGAGCCCTCTGTCTGGGAACCCATCCCGGCAGTCATTAACCCCTTAGTGAGAACTGCTGTCTTCATGGCGGTTCCCGCGGAGCACTTGCCCATCGTCCTTTTGCGCGAATGGAGAAAACGAAAGCTTTGTCTTGCTTGCACCGGCTCGGTTTGGGGGTtgggcccctcccccgcccaggcGCCACCCTGAGCAGGGACCAGGCGCCCGCCCCTGGTTTGCCCGCCAGCTTGGAACCCGGAATGCCGACACAGCTAGGCCATCGCTATTTTAGAGCCgggaggggagggatggaaaCAAATGGTCCACTTCGGCAGCCAGAGGCTCGGTGGGGTGGTTCTGGGACCCACCTGCCCAGGGTCCTCGCCCCACTGGGTCTGCTTCCACGACTCCAGCCCCTCAAAAACCTTGAGTCCTGGGCCTTCGTTTAGTCAGCGAACACGTATCAAGGTGCTGCGTACAGGGCCTGTGCTGGcacggggggaggggtggaggaggaggccgACCCCATGGCCCAGGAGGGCGGACCGCAGGCTGCGTGACGGCAAAGGCGCGATGACGCTGAAATGGGGTACCTGACGAGGTGGAAGGCGCAGGCAGTGGGGACAgcgtgtgcaaaggccctgggctCAGGACAGGGCCCGCGGGAAGGTGGATGTGGCTAGAAGGGAGTGAGCTGGGAGCGATCACAGGGCAACCAGGGTGGGAACGGTGGGGACTTTGGACCTCGTGGCCTGGGAGGACTGTGGGTTTATTCTGAGCGATGCAGAGTGGTGAGCCCGTGGATCACAGGGTCTGATTTCCATTCGGAAGAGCGAGCCCTGGGTTTTGGGAGGCCAGGGTCCCGGCCTGCCTGGTGGGTGGGGCCCACGCATCCAGcctctgagccagccaagcaGCCTTGGCTTCGGATGTTTTCAGAAGATGAAACGGGATGGGGGAAGGATGTTGGTCCAgtgcagggaggaaggcagacactGTGGGAGAAACACGGGCAGGGGCGGAGTGGGGAGAGCTGCTGAGGCTTGGGCAGCCCCACCTCCTGAGAAGGGCCCCGCAGAGAGCTAAGCTGTCCTCTCCAGGCTGAGTGTGTAATCCCTGCCTGAtgccaggaaggagagaggaaactgaggcccagagggggcCAGGGCCAGGACGGCAGCACGGCAGCTCGGCCCTACACGCCCCACGGGGCAGTCCCCCACTGTGGTTTCTGTATCTCCACCTCCCCTGCGGGGCTGGGCATGGGCAGTCCCACCAGGCGCCTGGCCACGGCCCTCGTTGACTGGCGGATGGCGGGGGCTGTCGGTGGGCTGGGAAGGAGCAACAATGAGGTCTGGAACAGCCTGTGGTGGCTTCTGCGTCGGTCTTGCCCAAGCAACTGGAGAACAGACCCAGTCCGCGAGACACCCGTGCTGGACCGGCTGACGGCCATCCTGCCTGACCCTGCCCCGGCCTGACCCTGACCCAGGGCGGCTCCGCCTCTGTGCAGGGCCCACAGCGGACATGCCTGGGGTTCCCCCATCAGCCTCAAAGACCGTCCCCACTGCACAGAGTTGGAAACAGGCTTTGAGAAGGAACCACAAGGCCCAGCCGGGTGCCGGCTTGTGCCTCATCAGAACTCCGCCGCCCCCGCCAGACCCCACTTCCCgagtctccctgctctgtgccctgagTCTGTACACGCCAGCCCAcctctttggggggggggagctgagCTCCCCACTGCTGGACATCCCCAagagcagggaaggggctggTGACGAGCCTGCTCCCTCCCGCGCTCTGACCAGGAATTCTTGGAGCCTCCTTCTCAGCCACAGACTTGAGAACACCATGAGACGCTTGTGCagactgggaaactgaggcacaagcgAGCAAGGTCTCCAGCTCGCCTCACTCCCCCCGCTGGAGCCCCAGGAGCCCTCTCCCCGACCCCGTGCAGAGTCTCAGGAACCGCAGTGTCCTCTGGTAATCCAGCCACCCCCTCAGGGGCCCGCTGTGCCGATCAGCACGCCCGGCATGGGGGCCACACCGCTGCCCCCCCGTCCCCCGTACTGGGGCGGCCGGCAGGGCAGAGCTGGAGTCCAAGCCACCAGGCCATCCCTGCCGTGGAGCTCACTGGGGCTCAGCGTCCAAGCCTGtgcggagagggagaaggggcagccCGCGAGCCTGCACCGCCCCAGCCCTCCCCTGCTTGGGCCTTTTATGTGCCAATCTCCTCTCGGGAGGCCCCCTGGTCCCACCTCACGTGACAGGGACCCAGGGGACCACAGCAGGGAGATCTAAGGGCCCCTGGCGCTCTAGCCTGAGGCAGGGATGGTGTGGGGGGGCTTCCTGTTCCTCTCTCAGCTGACCGGCTCCGGGGGGGTCTCCCCAAGGAAGGGGTGCAGGCTGCATGACGGGGGGGACCTCCAGGGCGAAGGCTGGGAAGTAGGGCTGAGGGGCAGAGGTGTCCTGGGTCGGGGAAGCCACAGCTATGACCAAGAGGTCGGAGGGAACAGTGGCCAAATTCTAGGGGCTTTGGAGGGATGATCCTGGACTAGCTAGGGTCACCAGGGAGTAAGGAGTTGGGGTTGGGGGTCCAACCCAGAGCACATCGGAGCTGGGAGGGGGCGTCCTTCACGGGGCCCTGAGGCTAAGAGAGGGGTCAGAACGAGCCCCGGGAGGCCCAGAACACCCAGCTTGTGACCCCATGCCACCCTGtacctgctttttttcttcttttttaaaagattttatttatttattggacacagagagagacacaagtaggcagagagaaggggaggcaggctccccgctgagcagagagccggacgtggagctccatcccaggaccccgggatcatgacctgagccaaagggagaggctcaacccactgagccccccaggcgcccccacccggTACCTTCTTGGCAGCCAgatctgcagaaggaaagctaAGGGGGTTGCTTGTGGGGGGCAGTGtggggagcttcctggaggagggggcatgGTGTCAGGCAATAGCGTCTTTCTGGAGACGGATTTCATGACGGGGGCAACAGCGTGCAGCACCCTGCTTGCCACAGACCGGCCCAGATGCCGGGcggggggaaaggagaggggtCCCAGCGGCGCGGCACCTGCTCCGCGGCCTGCGGTTACCCAGCAGGCCCGGCGACCGCCCCTCCCCGCCTAGCAGGTGGGCGGGAGGCCGGGGTGAGCCCGGACCCCAGGGCGCCCGCCGTGGCCTGGGGTTGGTGATTGGGAAGCACGTGGGCTCGCGCCCTGGAACTTCGCCCCGAGcccctacacccccccccccgcactgaCCCAGCCCCCCTCCggcccacccccctctcccccgACCGGCCCCGCCGCGTGGGCCGCGGGGCCGCAGGTTCCACGCGGGCGCGGCGGACGACGGCGGCGGCTACACGGTGGAGGTGAGCATCAACGACTACCTGGACATCTACTGCCCGCACTACGGGGCGCCGCTGCCGCCGGCCGAGCGCATGGAGCACTACGTGCTGTACATGGTCAACGGCGAGGGCCACGCGTCCTGCGACCACCGGCAGCGCGGCTTCAAGCGCTGGGAGTGCAACCGGCCGGCGGCGCCCGGGGGGCCGCTCAAGTTCTCGGAGAAGTTCCAGCTCTTCACGCCCTTCTCGCTGGGCTTCGAGTTCCGGCCGGGCCACGAGTACTACTACATCTGTGAGTGCGGGGCGGCCGCGGTGCGTGTGGAGGGCGCGGAGCGGGTGCGCGGGTGCTGGAGGCAGAGGCCGGTCCCGGGGAGATGGGGTCTGGGCCGGACGGTCCTCTGGGCCGCTCCTCCCACCCTGGCCTTTGTCTCCCTGGGCTCAAGCTCCTGAAGGGTATCCTTCCAGCAAGCCCCAGAGGCCTGTCAAGggcccccattttgcagatgggggaactgaggctcagaggggcctTGAGAGTCCAAACCGGCAGCTTCCCTTCTGGGACCTCAGGCTCCGGACCAGGCCACCATGGGCTTGTCCAGTACGAGACCAGGGGTGCTCCCTGCCATCGCAGTGAGGAGGGACACGGGCACGGGGCATCTGGCGGGGCAGGGAGCACGGTCAAAGCCAGTGATGGACAGAGCCTGTGTCCTGCCCGTCCGCCTGGCTTGGCCAGATATTTCCCAGGTGTTCCTCCAgattcccccgccccccgccacccaGTCTCCCCGCATCTGGCCCAAGATTCCCCAAGGACCTTGGAAGCTGCTTTTCAAGGCGGGACCCTCAGGCCCGCCCAGCCCCACGCTGGGCCAGAGGGTGGGCTGCCCCTGGCTCTGCTGCCCATGGGGGAGGTCCTGGTGGGCCTCTGTGTGCTTCCCCATAAAGTCCCCATGGCGGGGCCTGGGGAGGCGGGAACACAGCAGAGCTGGGCCTGCGTTTGGGTCCAGATCGTGCTGTGGTCTTCTCCATGAACCTTagccaggatcctggggtcgggCGTCGCGCCCCACCAacatgggggcccctgggtgcccACCTTGTCACCTGGCTGATGCCTCTGGGCAGGCACTGAAGTACCAGGGTGTCGGAGGGTCCCCATTGCTCAGCATCTTGGGGCCTCCGGGGAGCCAGGTGGGGAGCGGGGCTCGGCCCGCAGACTGAGGAGAGGCCGCCCCTCGCCGCCCTGCTTCCCGCTGGGTCGAATTAAACTGTACAAGCCCCGTTCTTCCTTTCTGCTCTAGttggattttttccttttaattcaagGAAAAAGCgggtggaggaagggggaagaaggtgTTTAAATTAAGTCCTCGtaatataagaaaaattacatttttctttccaggACGGGAGTTTCATAAAGataattattgtaattattcGTTCTATCTCTATGacgaatgttatttttattacgTGCTTTTTTATCTTCATCTCCCAGCACGAGGGGCTTCTGGGGGGAGGGCGGAGGAGGCAGCCACCAGGGGGACAGGCGGCGGGCCTGGCTGTCCGTGTGCGTGAACAGACTTCCCACGTGTGAGCCCCACTGGCCCTCCCTGGCCTTtgggcctccttccccctccctgtccTGGGCCCCAAGGCCCCCTCCGTTGTGACTCTTGCTGATGCCGCGTACTACCCCCGTCCCCTGCAGGGTACTGGCGTGGGGGCCAAGAAGCAGGGAGCAAAAATGGGATTTCAGGCACGAGGCCCGACCATGCTTCTGCCTCCGCGTGACCTCCAGCACTGTGGGTCCCTCTCggggggaggcgggagtgcagccTCTGTCCCAGGGGTTACCGGCTTCTGTTGGCTCCCAGATGGAGGCCACCATTTCCAAAGCATGTACTGTGTGACCCATGAGGCCCGGATAGGGGGTGACTTGCCCACGGGCACCAGAGAACAGGTATCTGATCCCAGATCAATCATTCGgttatactgattttttttttttgctgaccCGTTCAAAACAAACGCATTTTTGTTCATCACCTTTGAACCTTTCCCTGTGCTGCCGTGGGGTGAGATGGAACCAGACACCTCCATTCTCTGGGATCCAGGTCCAGCAGGGGGAGTGCGCAGGAGGATTTCTGGGAAATAGAGGGCATCGTGTCTGGGGCTTTGATGTATGGTCAGGAGTTTTATGGGGGGCGCCTCCCGTAGCCTTGGTGGGGAGGGCTGAGCTGCCAGTGTGGGACATGAGACATGGCCCCAGGAGGTCCCCTACTCCACcaatccttctccctctcttccagcTGCCACGCCTCCCAACGCTGTGGACCGGCCCTGCCTGAGGCTGAAGGTTTACGTCCGGCCGACTAGTAAGTCCTCAGGGCACCGTGCAGGGTTCAGTACCCCACCCTTGTGTCCCGAACCCACAGAACCCGCTCTGTGGTCAGCAGGGCCAGAGTGCTCCGAGCACAGCCCTGGGAGTCCCGTGACCTCAGCAATGGCTGCGCCAGCCCCtgcccaagcctcagtttccccatttataaaTGAGGACAGCCTTTCAGACCCTCAGGAGTACAGGTCAGGACCTGGCCCTGGGCTGAGGCCAGAGCCCTGTTCCCCCAAGACTGAGCATCAGCGGAGTTTCCTGGGATAGACCTAAAGGGCCCATGTCCTGAACTCTTGAACCATCGGAGCCACATCCAGAGAGGAGGGGGTCTCCACGGCCCCTCGTGACGTCCCCCAGGTGCCGGGCACACATGATTTGACACCTGCTGTTTGCTGTGCTCTGCCCCGTGAAGATGGTCAGAAGCGCCCCagccggggttgggggggcggcgCAGCTGAGGCTGATCAGCCCTGGTGTGGGGGTGCAGCCGGTGAGGGCCGGGCGTGGGGCGGTGGGGCCA
The sequence above is a segment of the Meles meles chromosome 20, mMelMel3.1 paternal haplotype, whole genome shotgun sequence genome. Coding sequences within it:
- the EFNA2 gene encoding ephrin-A2: MAPPQRPLLPLLLLLLPLPPPFARAEDAARAGSDRYAVYWNRSNPRFHAGAADDGGGYTVEVSINDYLDIYCPHYGAPLPPAERMEHYVLYMVNGEGHASCDHRQRGFKRWECNRPAAPGGPLKFSEKFQLFTPFSLGFEFRPGHEYYYISATPPNAVDRPCLRLKVYVRPTNETLYEAPEPIFTNNNSCSGLGSCRLVLGAVPVLWTLLGS